Part of the Quercus lobata isolate SW786 chromosome 6, ValleyOak3.0 Primary Assembly, whole genome shotgun sequence genome, AAATATATTATAAggtatagtttaaaaaaatataagttctTTCTCCAATAATATTGGTTACCTAATCAAGGTGGAATTTAAAGGTCatacaaaaaaatgttataccCACTCCTTCTGTATAGTATATATGTACATCTCTAGTTCTTTTTTTGCTAAGATTGTACATCTCAAATTCGAAGTATTGATTTTGCATTACAATGCAAAATTTATGAAACTAGTGAAAATCTCCTTCCCCTGCCGTTTTAAAACTCTTTTTCTCagcctctcaaaaaaaaaaaaaaaaaaactctttttctctAATTGGTTGTGCTCAAgatatttatgtaatttgaGATAAATGGCCTAATTACCTAGGCAATATTTAGAccccaaattttaattacaattttttttttgagggaattacaattaagttaattaagataattaaacaattaagggatttatgtaattaaaataaattaactaaGCCTTGAAATCACAATTGCATAAATAGTCAAATTTaaccaaataatttttctcaaaaaaaaaaaaaaaagaccaaataaaTGGCAGGATAGGTCTCGCAAGTCATCTCCTATATATAGTGGAAaatgagagtatatatagtCGATATGGGTAGGGTACAACAGAGGAtccaaataacaaaatttcCTATTGTGTTAAGGATTCATAGGATAGGTCTTGCGAGTCATTTCACGaaatcaattttcaattgaattttaaaacttCACACTACTCAACCCACGTGCTATTTTTGTGGGACATGGTCTTGCGAATCATCTACTTCTAGAAGCTTCAAAATTAATGAACCTCCAAACTGAATTTTAAGCCcaacccaattacaaataaagctcacaaattcaatgaaattaagcataaattacaagaaattgatatggaataaagccaatactAAATGCAAGGTAATTATAAGAATATATAACTTAACATAAATAATGGGAGATCTACATATCATTTCAATGCAAAATATTCATGTATACATTGCCTTAAAGAATAAACAAgttagtaaataaataaagtatgcAACGGAGACATAGAGGGTTTGAGGGGTTTGGAAATAGGATATTAACAGTATCGTGGAATGGGTGAGGGAAGAAGGGATGGATTAAAGAGGAAGAGTGAGATAAGAGTATAAAGGACAAgaagataagagagagagagagagagagagagagaaatcaaaatgaAAGATTTACATATAAGTGGTAATACGGGTTACGTGAGGCTTTGGAAACCAAGTGAAGGAGGAAAATAGAAATATGAAACATTAGTAAATTCCATTGATTTAAATATGGAAGTCATTGATAAGCAACTGGCTATTGCAGGAAGGTTAAGTTCAAATACGCAGCAAACTGGGGAGATCTTGATAAACGGACGCAAAGAAACACTTGCTTTTGGAACATCGGTATGCAAAAAGGGTCATATGTGTGTATTATGTTTACCTGTGGATATGTAACGAGCTTAATCCATCAAAATACTTTCTCATGAAATCGTATGGACTAGATGGTTGTCATTGCTTGATTTCATTGATAATTCAGTGTAGTTTACGATGTTCCTATGTGTTAAAACTTCATTCACTCTTTCTTATGTGTTTAtgtttctaaattaaaaaagaaaaaagaaatgatccTTGAAGTACTTCTCATTAATTTCTAAGTCTCAAGGTCTAGATAAATTAGAACTTGGGTTAAAACGTAAACTGtgcagtgatttttttttcccctaaaaaatGCCTCCTAAATTGCCCTTGATTTTTTCTTACTTTCCGTGATTTAGGCTTATGTGACTCAGGATGACACCTTAATGACAACACTGACAGTAAGGGAAGCAGTATACTACTCAGCGCAACTCCAACTGCCTGATTCAATGTCAAGAtctgagaagaaagaaagggcTGAGATAACTATAAGGGAGATGGGCTTGCAAGACTCCATGGACACAAGAATAGGAGGGTGGAGCATAAAAGGCCTTAGTGGTGGACAAAAGAGAAGGGTTAGCATTTGTATTGAAATATTGACGCGCCCAAAGCTTCTTTTCCTTGACGAGCCAACTAGTGGACTAGACAGTGCAGCATCTTTCCATGTCATGAGCAGAATCGTCAAGCTAGCTCGTCAAGATGGAAGGACTGTTATTGCATCAATCCATCAACCAAGCAGTGAAGTTTTTGAGCTCTTCAGCAATCTTTGCCTCCTTTCTACAGGCATAACAATTTATTTTGGTCCTGTTTCAATGGCAGAGGAGGtacaagaatattttttttacaatacattCATGTAAAATCAACATTGTCTCAGCTTTTTAAACCTTATTGAgttcatcttttttcttttaaaaaaaaaaattttaaaaaaaaaatctttgtagCATGCATCAAATGAAcagttcaaaataaatttatgaattctaggtatatataaactttttatGCAGTTGTTTGCTTCAAATGGCTTCCCATGCCCAACTCTGAGAAACCCATCTGATCACTACCTTAGAATTATCAACAAGGACTTTGATGTAGTAAGTATATAGATTTTTCTCATTACCATCCCTCTACTATTTGATATAATCATCATGGATGACAAATTGTGAACCATTCGTTATCAAAACTAGGACATTGGGCAACCTGGTGGCACGATAAGGACTGaggaagtcattaatattctcGTCAAGTCATATAAGTCATCCAGGACTTTCCAGAAAGTTCAACAATTGGTATCTAAGATATACCAACAGGTAGTTATTAATGTTAATACTAATTGATCAATCATTATCTtcttaaaattgaaaagaaagagagttaatttataaaaaaatatataagttaatAACTAAGGCTTAAGTTCTTTGTTTTATAGAAAGGAGGAACTTTGGAGAGGAAGGGAAGCCACACAAATTTCATAACCCAGTGCCTAGTTCTAACAAGGAGATCCTTTGTGAACATGTATCGTGATTTAGGCTATTATTGGCTTCGTCTTGCTATCTATATTGCATTGTGTTTATGTGTCGGGACTATCTTCTATGATGTTGGATTCTCCTTTGGCTCCATTCAGGTAATGGATGAATATAATAAATCTTCTATTATGTCTAACAGGGACTACATGTAACATAGTGATCATATCATTCCGAAGCTAATTGATAATTTGAAACCGATAATCTAGTACATGCTCAACtctattttaaatatataggcAAGAGGTTCAATGCTGATGTTTGTTGCGGCTTTTCTGACTTTTATGGCAATTGGTGGATTCCCTTCTTTTGTAGAGGACATGAAGGTCGGTCACTTTTTAAATCttgaataattttatatgaAAGACAATTTAATATAGAATAAAGCTATTACACATCAGAAAAAACAATTGAGACTATGACTTGGTCGTTGAAAATTATGACTTCAAGTCATAGTTTTAGTTGCCTTTTAATGTGTgtaataaaaaactttttttttttttttggttgctacACATACTTTGACCTTTATATTTATTCTTCATCAATATATCAGATCTTTGGGCGTGAAAGATTGAATGGGCACTATGGAGTTGGAGCATATGTGATTGGAAACACGTTGTCTTCCATTCCTTACTTGCTTATCATCTCATTAATTCCTGGAGCAATAGCTTATTTCCTTGTTGGCCTTCAAAAGAGTTTTGAACACTTTGTCTACTTTGCATTGGTCCTCTTTGTGTGCATGATGTTGGTTGAAAGCCTAATGATGATCGTTGCGAGTATAGTGCCAGATTTCCTCATGGGCATCATTACTGGAGCTGGAATACAAGGCGTGATGATGCTAAATGGAGGTTTCTTTCGACTACCAAATGATCTTCCTAAACCTTTTTGGAGATACCCAATGTACTATATTGCATTCCATAAGTATGCCAACCAAGGATTCTACAAGAATGAGTTTGAAGGATTAACATTTCCTAATAACCAAGTCGGTGGTTCACCTTCCATTACTGGTGAAGAAATCTTGCGAAATACTTGGCAGGTAGAAATGGGCTACTCCAAGTGGATTGATCTTGCTATCTTGTTGGGGATGGTGGTTTTATATCGGCTTATGTTTTTGGGCATTGTAAAGGTTGTCGAAAAGGTTAAGCCGATTGTTAAAGCTCTTTGATCTGGACCTTCCAAGCATTCGAAATAGATCGCAAAGAACACTTAGCTAATATTCAATCCTTCACTTCAGGGGTTGAACCGAGAATTTCTGTTTGGGGGCCAAGCTTAAACCATTTATTTGCAATTATTCATGAAAAACTCTAAGTAGAATGTGTGTgtatagagatatatatatatatatatatattagttttatcaaatataatacttattaatccttaaaaaactaaatgacCAATTGAGTATTTTAAGGTCATTCCCCCCCTCCCCCGCCTTAAGTATCTCTTATTCCTTTGAACAACTGAAGCACATAACATTCAAGacattaaatatatgaatataataagGAAAATGCTGaaaccacaaactattttacaaactgcCGAAGTGATGAGTagttattaataagtaaaaaaatgatgttaatagaaattaaaaactaaagtACTGCTACAAGAAGACATAATATTTGTGGGTCCGGGAAGTTTACAATCCGACCCAAACTCTATCTAGGCCCAgcgcccgtgccgaggaggtctcttgccgaggacgaatgatcgatGGCCGGGGTGttaaggggaacggctgagaagctaccctgtcctcggcactccagaacTTCGATGGGAAGATCAACGTCTTAGTGAAGGCTATCCCCAAAtagccccctgaaggggatgtgagtagAATGGGGCCCACATGGACGCAGGGTGtaaaattggaccaaggaaaatgcgtcccatcctcagtaaatgcacctgccagtGCCCAGAgccgattaatgagaaaagacgtttggacggtgcaAACTTCGATCCtagcaactaatagaaagtaagaggggacggttgatgggatggacacAGAAATAAGCACCTGTCTGACCAACAAatggagggctaggatcaaccaagacggactatataataaaaaggtaggtgcGCTAAtcaggaggctgggaaaaatggccagaaaccagagcctcccagcccacctccaggagtaagattccaggggtgaaaaaaaacttaaccatgtatgaataccacggaaaacccaccgcctggtgaccaaggcctagcctttcaaacccacgctctacaaatgatattgtttgggcctttttatgtACGAGCCCAACACCGCTACGATTCGTcacgaatcgagtccttacaatattaatagaaattaaataaataaaaatcatataaaccAATATGAAactatagataaaaataaaaataataaaaaataagttcaatttcGTATGTGGTTGTTTGAATAGAAGCCAGAATAAAACATAACCTATCAAGTATCAGTTGGtttaaaattaaaggaaaataaaattataactcataggataaataaatatatagaaatggtaggataaataaatatatagaagaagaagaagaacgaaaaATAGAGGAGTTGAATGCTAAGTGGGAAGGTGAGCATAAAGTATCGGTGGAAGCTTAAATAGGTGGGGTGAAAGCAATTAGATTTAAAGGATAGGAATTTTGAGCTACAGATTGaagattgaaaattgaaaaagtaaagCTTCTAAAGCAAGCCAATGGCCTGATATGTGTGGGggtgtttcaactttcaaatttcaatagcaaatgctaacagtaaaagattgaaaataagattttagTAAGCTTGAAAAGAACAAACGTGGACAGGTGCAAGCCAAAGCCGCTACCACATTACTTTGATGGTCAAGAATCACCATTCACCACTCTCCAATGCTTGCCTTTTGGGTTGTGTGAAGAGTGAgcgttataaaaaaaataaaaataaaaatttatgcaaGTCTTTCGGTCGATCCTACTAATTTTTTACGAGTATCTTCCAAAATACTAACTAAAAGTTTCAAACCAAAGAACTCATGAATCTAGCCTTCAAAAACCACTAAGCCTTCAAATATActatactttaaaaattaacaaattggAACGTTAGAGGAAAACAAGATTTGAAGGCGAAGAAGATGAAATAtcaaaaggggaagaaaaaaaaaacgtgaaactattttatttaacgAATAAGATTTTAATCATTGGAAtgtcaaaagggaaaaaaaaaagtacaagacAAACACATAATAAAAGCATTTCAGGTAATACAAATCTTTCCAACATATAATAGTATTTTTCAAAGAGGAGATACCCTTTCCATTGAGTTGGGTCAGCTATCTAGGACCAAGCGTAGTTAAGTTGACAAATTAAAAAGAGTTATCAGTTGACAGTTGGGTTGGGATGGATAATAGATTAATGAGACATCAAGAATAAAAACATGTGCATTCAACAG contains:
- the LOC115994121 gene encoding ABC transporter G family member 11-like isoform X2, with protein sequence MDSSINVPRWTPNPSPSKSLLKEAETSAGFDDDIEMQSIASGEEDGRSTCTTDKTLFPFSIAHDFAISSAPHVEIHEASSLNSQVTQTLAIEQENHFAFKEVDFVSNRDLGLFLTWKELLVTVPDGKSGRRPILEGLTGYAEPGKMLAIMGPSGCGKSTLLDSLAGRLSSNTQQTGEILINGRKETLAFGTSAYVTQDDTLMTTLTVREAVYYSAQLQLPDSMSRSEKKERAEITIREMGLQDSMDTRIGGWSIKGLSGGQKRRVSICIEILTRPKLLFLDEPTSGLDSAASFHVMSRIVKLARQDGRTVIASIHQPSSEVFELFSNLCLLSTGITIYFGPVSMAEELFASNGFPCPTLRNPSDHYLRIINKDFDVDIGQPGGTIRTEEVINILVKSYKSSRTFQKVQQLVSKIYQQKGGTLERKGSHTNFITQCLVLTRRSFVNMYRDLGYYWLRLAIYIALCLCVGTIFYDVGFSFGSIQARGSMLMFVAAFLTFMAIGGFPSFVEDMKIFGRERLNGHYGVSAYVIGNIFSSLPYLLIISLLPGAIAYYLVGLQKSFEHFAYFVLVLFVCMMLVESLMMIVASIVPDFLMGIITGAGIQGVMMLNGGFFRLPNDLPKPFWRYPMYYIAFHKYANQGFYKNEFEGLTFPNNQAGGSSTITGEEIL
- the LOC115994121 gene encoding ABC transporter G family member 11-like isoform X1 → MDSSINVPRWTPNPSPSKSLLKEAETSAGFDDDIEMQSIASGEEDGRSTCTTDKTLFPFSIAHDFAISSAPHVEIHEASSLNSQVTQTLAIEQENHFAFKEVDFVSNRDLGLFLTWKELLVTVPDGKSGRRPILEGLTGYAEPGKMLAIMGPSGCGKSTLLDSLAGRLSSNTQQTGEILINGRKETLAFGTSAYVTQDDTLMTTLTVREAVYYSAQLQLPDSMSRSEKKERAEITIREMGLQDSMDTRIGGWSIKGLSGGQKRRVSICIEILTRPKLLFLDEPTSGLDSAASFHVMSRIVKLARQDGRTVIASIHQPSSEVFELFSNLCLLSTGITIYFGPVSMAEELFASNGFPCPTLRNPSDHYLRIINKDFDVDIGQPGGTIRTEEVINILVKSYKSSRTFQKVQQLVSKIYQQKGGTLERKGSHTNFITQCLVLTRRSFVNMYRDLGYYWLRLAIYIALCLCVGTIFYDVGFSFGSIQARGSMLMFVAAFLTFMAIGGFPSFVEDMKIFGRERLNGHYGVGAYVIGNTLSSIPYLLIISLIPGAIAYFLVGLQKSFEHFVYFALVLFVCMMLVESLMMIVASIVPDFLMGIITGAGIQGVMMLNGGFFRLPNDLPKPFWRYPMYYIAFHKYANQGFYKNEFEGLTFPNNQVGGSPSITGEEILRNTWQVEMGYSKWIDLAILLGMVVLYRLMFLGIVKVVEKVKPIVKAL